The following coding sequences lie in one Apium graveolens cultivar Ventura chromosome 1, ASM990537v1, whole genome shotgun sequence genomic window:
- the LOC141676661 gene encoding uncharacterized protein LOC141676661: MQHRHAFECVDRSLRDIMSSIDKSRAKKPFGGITIVFGGDFRQLLHVIPKASRAEVVYSTLNKSKLWESCEVFLLNQNMRLNAGNSDLENKTIANFSKWQLAVGDGKETNIYPSPDTGEILIKIPDQYIVHTSGDPIQKLFEVTCPDFIQNITSHEYLRSRAILTPTNIVVDEINTTILEKVLGMVYTYLSQDSIDDAGDDDNDFRSAFPVEYLNSINMPCIPKHELKLKVGVVVMLMRNLNQIMGLCNGTRMIVKSCRKNSIECEILCGSHVGMKHLIPRIEMIPSDTNWPFEFKRVHFSIQICYAMTINKS; encoded by the coding sequence CGTTGATCGATCCTTGAGAGATATTATGTCTTCTATTGATAAAAGCAGAGCTAAAAAGCCATTTGGTGGTATAACCATTGTTTTTGGTGGAGATTTTAGGCAGCTACTTCATGTCATTCCAAAAGCGTCAAGGGCTGAAGTTGTCTACTCTACCCTCAATAAATCCAAGCTTTGGGAATCCTGTGAAGTATTTTTATTGAATCAAAACATGCGGCTTAATGCAGGAAATAGTGATTTGGAGAACAAAACCATTGCGAACTTTAGCAAGTGGCAGCTTGCTGTCGGTGATGGCAAAGAAACCAATATTTATCCAAGTCCAGACACTGGTGAAATATTAATAAAGATTCCTGATCAATATATCGTTCATACATCCGGAGATCCAATCCAGAAGCTTTTTGAAGTGACGTGCCCTGATTTTATACAAAATATCACTTCACATGAATACCTCAGATCAAGGGCCATACTCACACCTACCAATATAGTGGTGGATGAGATTAATACAACGATACTTGAAAAAGTTCTTGGCATGGTTTACACTTATCTGAGTCAGGATTCAATTGATGATGCAGGTGATGATGATAATGATTTCAGATCCGCGTTTCCAGTTGAGTATCTAAACTCTATCAATATGCCTTGCATTCCTAAGCATGAGTTAAAATTGAAGGTAGGAGTTGTTGTCATGCTTATGAGAAACTTAAACCAGATCATGGGATTATGCAATGGTACAAGAATGATTGTGAAATCCTGTAGGAAGAACAGTATTGAATGTGAGATTTTGTGTGGCTCTCATGTTGGAATGAAACATCTAATTCCTAGAATTGAGATGATTCCAAGTGACACGAACTGGCCGTTTGAATTTAAACGCGTTCATTTTTCGATTCAAATATGTTATGCCATGACGATTAACAAAAGTTAG